The genomic region TTATACCCTGGTCTTCTATGGAGATTGGAGAAGATTTTGGGGATTGGAGTGGAGAAAAGATTGAAGCGTAGCCTCCAAATTGTCGAGAACTACATGAACGATGCTGTTGAAGCAAGAAAGGAAGCTCCATCAGATGATCTACTGTCCCGTTTCATGAAGAAGAGAGATGCTGAGGGCAACCTCTTTACAACTGATGTTCTCCAACACATTGCTCTAAACTTCGTCCTGGCCGGTAGGGACACCTCTTCCGTGGCCCTCAGCTGGTTCTTCTGGCTCGTCATGAACCATCCGGAGGTTGAGCAAAAGATCATCGACGAAATATCAACAGTTCTCCAGGAGTCACGTGGTGAAGATCGCAAGAAATGGCTTAGAGAGCCTCTGGAGTTCGATGAAGCAGACAAATTGATATATCTGAAAGCAGCACTAGCTGAAACACTGCGTTTATACCCCTCAGTTCCAGAGGACTTCAAGTATGTTGTTGAAGATGATGTCTTACCGGATGGCACGTTTGTGCCTGCCGGCTCGACTGTGACATATTCAATATATTCAGTTGGAAGAATGAAGACTATATGGGGAGAAGATTGCATGGAGTTCAGGCCTGAAAGGTGGATATCACCAGAAGGTGACAAATTCAATACACCAAAGGATAGTTACAAATTTGTAGCATTCAACGCAGGACCACGGACTTGCTTGGGGAAAGACTTGGCTTACCTACAAATGAAGTCAGTGGCCTCCGCGGTTCTACTCCGTTACCGGCTTTCACTGGTACCCGGACACAGGGTAGAGCAGAAGATGTCTCTCACTCTGTTCATGAAGCAAGGCCTTCGTGTTTACTTGCAGCCGCGCAAATTTCCATAGATGACGGGGCTCATTTGTGTAGTAAATTTTATACTTTGTTCAAGTGGGGTTTTGGTGGTTTATATCTTTGTTATGTTACATTATCATATCAGTtgatatatattttcatatgctTATGTAATAACAAATCACAAAGTACAATCTATTGGACAAGTAGATTTGTTACAATGAAAATTTGATTTGTTAGGATTGAATATAACATTTAGAGAAATTACAGTGTGTGGTCTGTTTGCTATACAAATAAATTCATCCGCCAGTAAGAAATCTACCAGCTTTGCAATTTTGAGAGCTATGCCTATTAACAGTGttggaatttaaaattttcagcTCCATTCTTGGCAATACGAAAATGGCCAGTAGCTCAAGTCCAAAAATGGGTATTTAGACCTCTCCTCCATAACCAATTCATACTTTTCATCTTTGTTCCTCATTCAATTAATTGACTCTTTCAATTAGCTCGAGCACATGAAGGCTTGAGCTAACTCATGCTAAACATCTAAATATCTGAGTCAGTCCAGTATTTTCTCACCAGTTGAAAAGAGGTTCCAGACCACGGTTCCAACCAAGTATAGCCCAACCGAAACCTCGAAGACATTGTCCCAAGAACCTGAGAATGTTCAATATTAAGAAATGCATAGATATTACCATATGTAAAGATTCAATCACCATTAATTGGGGGAGGCAATGTTCTATCTAACATAAAGTGCTCACACCAGCAGAAATGGAATATGATTCTATCAGAAAAAATCCAACCGACCTCACTGGATGTTTGGAAGACAGTTTTATTTTATCACTCATTTTCCGGGTTAAAGCAAATACAGCATGATCAAGTTAAGAATCATGAGGGAAAAGGTATTGTATAGGAGCAACTCTACCATTTTTATTGTAAGATTTCATTAGTAGGTAAACTTACAAAGGtgagttaaaattttttttttgagcaAATCCGATATCATATAAGCCATGATTCATTCACTTCCACTGGGCACATATTTCTACTTCATTACATATTATCCGCTAGAAAGATCAAGTAGTGACTTCTTACCATGTTGCAGAATGTAACCAGTTGCGGCTGTTCCAAAGACCCCAGCTAGTACTCCAGCAGTGTTGGACAAACCAAGTAATACACCCTGCAAagaacatataaaaaaataagaaaGGAGAACCGTCACTTCTCCAAACAAGGTTAAGAAGAGAGCTATGTCGAGAATGGAACATAACACACTCCTTTAGCAGTGTTTTGAGTTTAAAATGCCAATGCAACAGCAAGCATTGGTGGTTAGGGGAAGCTTATTTAGATGATAAAATCTATTCCCAGCCATTGGAGTAACCTTCCTTGTTTATTGAAGCATACTTTTGGAGAACAAACCTAGGACATCAAAAACAGAAAAGAAGCAAAACTTACTGAATATCGAGGGGCAATATCTTGATGGTTTGAATAAAGGCCAGACTGTGAAAATGCATCAGTTCCCTATTCAagaaaacaaaattgaaattagATCTTCCAGTTGCACATATTGCTTTATTTCAATTACAATGGGGGAAAACAGTAGTAGGCATAGAGCTATTGGCGTAAACCAGAACTAGCTGAGAACAAACTGGAGAGAGGGATGTGTTTCATATATTGAAAACTGTTGGTAGAGTAACTAAG from Gossypium arboreum isolate Shixiya-1 chromosome 1, ASM2569848v2, whole genome shotgun sequence harbors:
- the LOC108482488 gene encoding cytochrome P450 86A1-like produces the protein METLPFVFSLAAAIFAYALWFHIIARRLTGPRVWPLVGSLPSLFENRRRIHDWMASNLRATGGLATYQTCTIALPFLAWKQGLYTVTCHPKNIERILKTRFDNYPKGPNWQAAFHDLLGQGIFNSDGETWLIQRKTAALEFTTRTLRQAMARWVNRTIKDRLWHILDRASIEKKSVDLQDLLLRLTFDNICGLTFGKDPETLSPELPENSFAVAFDTATEATLYRFLYPGLLWRLEKILGIGVEKRLKRSLQIVENYMNDAVEARKEAPSDDLLSRFMKKRDAEGNLFTTDVLQHIALNFVLAGRDTSSVALSWFFWLVMNHPEVEQKIIDEISTVLQESRGEDRKKWLREPLEFDEADKLIYLKAALAETLRLYPSVPEDFKYVVEDDVLPDGTFVPAGSTVTYSIYSVGRMKTIWGEDCMEFRPERWISPEGDKFNTPKDSYKFVAFNAGPRTCLGKDLAYLQMKSVASAVLLRYRLSLVPGHRVEQKMSLTLFMKQGLRVYLQPRKFP